A genome region from Schistocerca americana isolate TAMUIC-IGC-003095 chromosome 1, iqSchAmer2.1, whole genome shotgun sequence includes the following:
- the LOC124622865 gene encoding ataxin-7-like protein 3, whose amino-acid sequence MSSFEEVENELDRKLKIFFSNPDNLQAASENVFESLLEEVILGVVFEVHRSVKTGLYEIEEAIQEDANEFRIVDAPDLDIFGQQPIKKPQECTCPSCKRSLAALRFAPHLEKCMGMGRNSSRIASRRIANNSKESVGYGGMMSDDDDDADWTVGSDRRRKKRDRNGTKRSRNPKAMRNGDVSSETSVSSDVGSHMSYDGMTNEEKKTLLTQICGVISEHTRKLCTRSMRCPQHTDEQRRLVRASLIQQQEPEMNGGPELLHVDGDIGDEGDGHSMRESVGRGWEQEHSNTSSPADSASTSSSSSKKREKIPKSKSKSSKNHKGSPSFHNSHAEL is encoded by the coding sequence ATGTCATCCTTTGAAGAAGTTGAAAACGAACTTGATAGAAAGCTTAAAATATTCTTCAGCAACCCAGATAACCTTCAGGCAGCATCAGAAAACGTCTTCGAAAGTCTACTGGAGGAAGTTATCCTTGGTGTTGTGTTCGAAGTGCACCGCTCTGTTAAGACCGGGTTGTACGAAATTGAAGAAGCGATACAGGAGGATGCGAACGAATTTCGAATTGTAGATGCGCCTGATTTGGATATTTTCGGCCAGCAACCAATCAAGAAACCGCAGGAATGCACCTGCCCAAGCTGTAAACGTAGCCTCGCAGCTTTAAGATTTGCACCACATCTTGAAAAATGTATGGGTATGGGCCGAAATAGTTCAAGAATTGCGAGCAGAAGGATAGCGAACAATAGTAAAGAGAGCGTGGGTTACGGTGGTATGAtgagtgatgacgatgatgacgcgGACTGGACCGTAGGTTCAGATAGGAGACGCAAGAAGCGTGATCGCAATGGTACAAAAAGATCCCGAAATCCCAAGGCGATGCGCAACGGAGACGTCAGCTCGGAAACCAGTGTCAGCTCCGACGTAGGCTCACACATGAGCTATGATGGTATGACAAACGAAGAGAAAAAGACGTTGCTGACTCAGATTTGTGGTGTTATATCAGAGCATACAAGAAAGCTTTGCACTAGGTCAATGAGGTGCCCGCAACATACTGATGAACAGAGACGCTTAGTGAGAGCATCATTAATTCAGCAACAGGAACCAGAAATGAATGGTGGGCCAGAACTGTTGCATGTGGACGGGGATATTGGTGACGAAGGTGATGGACATAGTATGAGAGAGTCTGTGGGTCGCGGTTGGGAACAAGAACATTCAAATACGTCGTCACCAGCAGACTCAGCTTCAACAAGTTCGTCCTCATCCAAAAAGAGGGAGAAAATACCGAAGTCCAAAAGTAAAAGTTCAAAAAATCACAAAGGATCTCCTAGTTTCCATAATTCTCATGCcgaattgtaa